A region from the Microbacterium lacus genome encodes:
- a CDS encoding TetR/AcrR family transcriptional regulator: MDSASAAAPPRVYRSALRAQQAAETRRRIVEAAAQLFSSEGYQAATLAAIGRAAGVSTETVKTAASKAELLIAAFEVTFAGVEAAVTLTETEVAAEVFSVPDAAFLDVVIRQIGDANARGHALWTVLVGAAASDPVVDAALRGILERRAADYRRLVDELLARGYTARVTDPEATAATLSFLLSPEGYQQLVTQSGWSTERYAAWVRAAILAELTR, translated from the coding sequence GTGGATTCCGCATCGGCTGCCGCGCCGCCACGCGTCTACCGTTCCGCACTGCGCGCCCAGCAGGCCGCCGAGACCCGCCGCCGGATCGTCGAAGCGGCAGCGCAGCTGTTCTCTTCCGAGGGGTATCAGGCCGCGACTCTGGCGGCGATCGGGCGGGCGGCGGGCGTGTCGACCGAGACCGTGAAGACCGCCGCCTCGAAGGCGGAGCTGCTGATCGCCGCGTTCGAGGTGACGTTCGCCGGCGTGGAGGCTGCGGTGACACTCACGGAGACCGAGGTGGCCGCGGAGGTCTTCTCGGTGCCTGACGCCGCGTTCCTCGATGTGGTGATCAGACAGATCGGCGATGCCAATGCGCGCGGCCACGCCCTGTGGACCGTGCTCGTCGGAGCCGCGGCATCCGATCCGGTGGTGGATGCCGCCCTCCGCGGGATCCTCGAACGACGGGCCGCGGACTACCGCCGCCTCGTCGATGAGCTTCTCGCGCGCGGCTACACCGCACGTGTCACCGATCCCGAGGCCACCGCCGCCACCCTGTCGTTCCTGCTCTCGCCGGAGGGATATCAGCAGCTGGTCACGCAGTCGGGATGGAGCACCGAGCGCTACGCCGCCTGGGTGCGCGCGGCGATCCTGGCCGAGCTCACTCGCTGA
- a CDS encoding CoA transferase, producing the protein MTHGPLTGLVVADFTRVLAGPYCTMLLGDLGATVVKVEGPSGDETRQWLPPARDGEATYYLSVNRNKRTITLDLEDADDLATARRLARRADVVVENFKPGGLARFGLDHAAVRRDNPGVVYASITGFGADSELPGYDVLAQALSGLMSVTGTPEGEPAKAGVAIVDVVTGLHAAVGILAALRHREATGEGQHVEVNLLSSALSALANQSGAFALAGVVPRRLGNDHPSIYPYGPFPTGDGHIVIAVGNDVQYARLATALGLEPDDRFATARERTARRDELRPVLHRALAGASAHEWYARLSAAGVPCAPILDIAEAFAWAADLGLDPVAEAGVERMPGVRHPITLSSTPAAYPLAPPAPDADRAWVEALLSE; encoded by the coding sequence GTGACGCACGGCCCGCTCACCGGGCTCGTCGTCGCGGACTTCACCCGGGTGCTCGCGGGGCCGTACTGCACGATGCTGCTCGGCGACCTCGGCGCGACCGTCGTCAAGGTCGAGGGCCCGTCGGGCGATGAGACCCGGCAGTGGCTGCCGCCCGCGCGCGACGGCGAAGCGACCTATTACCTGTCGGTGAACCGCAACAAGCGGACCATCACCCTCGACCTCGAGGATGCCGACGACCTTGCGACCGCGCGCCGTCTCGCTCGCCGGGCCGATGTCGTGGTCGAGAACTTCAAGCCCGGCGGGCTCGCGCGGTTCGGCCTGGACCACGCCGCGGTGCGCCGGGACAACCCCGGGGTCGTCTACGCCTCGATCACGGGCTTCGGCGCGGATTCCGAGCTGCCCGGTTACGACGTCCTCGCACAGGCGCTCTCGGGCCTGATGAGTGTCACCGGGACACCGGAGGGCGAGCCCGCGAAGGCGGGCGTCGCGATCGTGGACGTCGTGACGGGCCTGCACGCGGCGGTCGGCATCCTCGCCGCCCTGCGTCATCGCGAGGCGACCGGAGAGGGCCAGCACGTCGAGGTGAATCTGCTGTCCTCCGCATTGTCCGCACTCGCGAACCAGTCCGGCGCGTTCGCGCTCGCCGGCGTTGTGCCGCGACGGCTGGGCAACGACCACCCGAGCATCTACCCGTACGGCCCCTTCCCCACTGGAGACGGGCACATCGTGATCGCGGTCGGCAACGACGTCCAGTACGCACGCCTCGCCACAGCACTCGGCCTCGAGCCCGACGACCGGTTCGCGACGGCGCGCGAGCGCACAGCCCGACGCGACGAGCTGCGCCCCGTGCTGCACCGTGCGCTCGCCGGCGCGTCCGCGCACGAGTGGTACGCCCGGCTGTCCGCAGCCGGCGTCCCCTGTGCGCCGATCCTCGACATCGCCGAGGCGTTCGCCTGGGCGGCCGATCTCGGGCTCGACCCGGTCGCCGAAGCCGGGGTCGAGCGGATGCCGGGGGTGCGGCATCCGATCACGCTCTCGTCCACGCCCGCGGCGTACCCCCTCGCACCGCCCGCCCCCGACGCCGACCGGGCGTGGGTGGAGGCGCTGCTCAGCGAGTGA
- a CDS encoding acyl-CoA dehydrogenase family protein — protein sequence MGARDPEDLEALRAASDVLGLDALLSADELAVRDRVRTFVDAEIRPHIADWYDRAHFPVELARAFGELGVLGMSLPGYGCPGRSAVEYGLAALELEAGDSGLRTFVSVQGSLAMGSIHRWGSEEQKQEWLPRMATGDVIGSFGLTEPSAGSDPSSMKTFARRDGEDWILTGSKRWIGLATVAQLTVVWAQTDDGVRGFLVPTDAPGYHAHVLEPKGSMRASVQCELHFDEIRLPASALLPGAKGLRGPFSALNEARYGIVWGALGAGRDSYEAALHYALRREQFDRPIAGFQLTQEKLVDMVLELQKGALLALHLGRLKDAGTLQPVQISVGKLNNVRESLKIAREARTILGGNGVLLEHSPIRHAANLESVRTYEGTDEVHTLILGEHLTGLGAFR from the coding sequence ATGGGCGCGAGAGACCCGGAAGACCTCGAGGCGCTGCGCGCGGCCTCCGACGTGCTCGGCCTCGACGCGCTGCTGAGCGCCGACGAACTCGCCGTCCGCGACCGCGTGCGCACATTTGTGGACGCCGAGATCCGCCCGCACATCGCCGACTGGTACGACCGGGCGCACTTCCCCGTCGAGCTCGCCCGCGCGTTCGGCGAGCTGGGCGTGCTGGGCATGAGCCTGCCGGGCTACGGATGCCCGGGCCGCAGCGCCGTGGAGTACGGACTCGCGGCGCTCGAGCTCGAGGCCGGCGACTCGGGGCTGCGCACCTTCGTGTCGGTGCAGGGCTCGCTCGCGATGGGCTCGATCCATCGCTGGGGCAGCGAGGAGCAGAAGCAGGAGTGGCTGCCGCGCATGGCGACCGGCGACGTGATCGGCAGTTTCGGCCTCACCGAGCCCAGTGCCGGATCCGACCCCTCGAGCATGAAGACCTTCGCCCGGCGCGACGGCGAGGACTGGATCCTCACCGGCTCCAAGCGCTGGATCGGCCTTGCGACCGTGGCGCAGCTGACGGTGGTGTGGGCGCAGACCGACGACGGGGTCCGCGGCTTCCTCGTCCCCACCGACGCCCCCGGATATCACGCTCACGTGCTCGAGCCGAAGGGCTCGATGCGGGCCTCGGTGCAGTGCGAGCTGCACTTCGATGAGATCCGGCTGCCCGCATCCGCGCTCCTCCCCGGCGCGAAAGGACTCCGCGGTCCGTTCTCCGCGCTGAACGAAGCCCGCTACGGCATCGTGTGGGGCGCGCTCGGTGCGGGGCGCGACAGCTACGAGGCGGCGCTGCACTACGCCCTGCGCCGCGAGCAGTTCGACCGTCCGATCGCGGGCTTCCAGCTGACGCAGGAGAAGCTCGTCGATATGGTGCTCGAGCTGCAGAAGGGCGCGCTGCTCGCGCTCCACCTGGGCCGGTTGAAGGATGCCGGCACCCTGCAGCCCGTGCAGATCTCGGTCGGCAAGCTCAACAACGTGCGCGAGTCTCTGAAGATCGCCCGCGAGGCGCGCACGATCCTCGGCGGCAACGGCGTGCTGCTGGAGCACTCCCCGATCCGGCACGCCGCGAACCTCGAGTCGGTGCGGACGTACGAGGGCACTGATGAGGTGCACACGCTGATCCTCGGGGAGCACCTGACCGGGCTCGGGGCGTTCCGGTGA
- a CDS encoding dipeptide ABC transporter ATP-binding protein encodes MQDVASISDLKVTFATDGEPVAAITGISLEARAGEVLAIVGESGSGKTVTANTLLGLLPETATLSGAVIVRGRDGEETDIVHASHAQLQQMRGRDAAMVFQEPSTALNPVFTVGFQIAEGLKAHEKLSNAEAKNRAIEILRKVGIPEPEKRVDDYPHQFSGGQKQRVVIAMALVLDARLIIADEPTTALDVTVQAEILELLRACRDEFGATIVLITHNMGVVADLADRVIVMYRGEIVEQAPVRELFANPQQEYTRELLAAVPHVGRGKSSRQDPAVAAPTEPPADALVVARGVQIGYPGRLGSPGVVAVKGVDFWIAPGEVVGLVGESGSGKTTIGRAMVGLTDMLGGSLKVLGQELRGAKTRHLVKLRPDVGFVFQDPATSFNPLLTIAECIAEPLVVHRSSMSARDTRARVDELLDAVRLPTAFGDRFPHELSGGQRQRASLARALALNPKLLIADEPTSALDVSVQARVLELFAELQREFGFASLFISHDLAVIDEVADRVIVLRHGEIREQGTTVQVLLNPTDDYTKRLLVSLPVPDPVAQAERREAWRLTRGS; translated from the coding sequence ATCCAGGACGTCGCCTCGATCAGCGACCTGAAGGTCACGTTCGCGACCGACGGCGAGCCCGTCGCCGCGATCACCGGCATCTCCCTCGAGGCGCGCGCGGGCGAAGTGCTCGCGATCGTCGGCGAGTCGGGCTCGGGAAAGACCGTGACCGCGAACACGCTCCTCGGGCTCCTCCCCGAGACCGCGACGCTCTCGGGCGCCGTGATCGTGCGCGGGCGCGACGGCGAAGAGACCGACATCGTGCACGCCTCGCATGCGCAGCTGCAGCAGATGCGGGGCCGGGATGCCGCGATGGTGTTCCAGGAGCCCTCCACCGCCCTGAATCCGGTGTTCACCGTCGGCTTCCAGATCGCCGAGGGCCTGAAGGCGCACGAGAAGCTCTCGAACGCCGAGGCCAAGAACAGGGCGATCGAGATCCTCCGCAAGGTCGGCATCCCCGAGCCGGAGAAGCGCGTCGACGACTACCCGCACCAGTTCTCTGGTGGGCAGAAGCAGCGCGTCGTGATCGCGATGGCCCTCGTGCTCGACGCGCGGCTCATCATCGCGGACGAGCCGACGACCGCGCTCGATGTCACCGTGCAAGCCGAGATCCTCGAACTGCTCCGCGCGTGTCGCGACGAGTTCGGCGCGACGATCGTGCTCATCACCCACAACATGGGGGTCGTCGCCGATCTCGCGGACCGGGTGATCGTGATGTACCGCGGCGAGATCGTCGAGCAGGCGCCGGTGCGCGAGCTGTTCGCGAACCCGCAGCAGGAGTACACGCGCGAGCTCCTCGCCGCCGTCCCTCACGTCGGGCGCGGAAAGAGCTCGCGGCAGGACCCGGCCGTCGCCGCGCCGACCGAGCCGCCCGCCGACGCGCTGGTCGTCGCCCGCGGGGTGCAGATCGGCTACCCCGGACGCCTCGGGTCGCCGGGCGTGGTCGCGGTCAAGGGCGTGGACTTCTGGATCGCCCCCGGCGAGGTCGTGGGCCTCGTCGGCGAGTCCGGATCGGGCAAGACCACGATCGGGCGGGCGATGGTGGGCCTCACCGACATGCTCGGCGGGTCGCTGAAGGTCCTCGGTCAGGAGCTGCGCGGAGCGAAGACCCGGCACCTCGTGAAGCTGCGGCCGGACGTCGGGTTCGTGTTCCAGGATCCGGCGACGAGCTTCAACCCGCTCCTGACGATCGCGGAGTGCATCGCCGAGCCCCTCGTCGTGCACCGCTCGTCCATGTCGGCGCGCGACACCCGCGCGCGGGTGGACGAGCTGCTGGATGCCGTCCGTCTGCCGACCGCGTTCGGGGACCGGTTCCCGCACGAGCTGTCGGGCGGTCAGCGCCAGCGCGCGTCGCTCGCGCGCGCCCTCGCCCTGAACCCGAAGCTGCTGATCGCGGACGAGCCGACGAGCGCCTTGGACGTGTCCGTGCAGGCGCGCGTGCTCGAGCTGTTCGCCGAGTTGCAGCGCGAGTTCGGCTTCGCGTCGCTGTTCATCAGCCACGATCTCGCGGTGATCGACGAGGTCGCCGACCGGGTGATCGTGCTGCGGCACGGCGAGATCCGCGAGCAGGGCACGACCGTGCAGGTGCTGCTGAACCCGACCGACGACTACACGAAGCGGCTCCTGGTCTCGCTCCCCGTGCCCGATCCGGTCGCGCAGGCCGAGCGCCGGGAGGCGTGGCGGCTCACGCGCGGGAGCTGA